GGAAGAGAAGGGCTACAAGCTCAATGAGGAAGAATTCCAGCACGTCTTTGCCCGCTTCAAAGACTTGTGTGACCGCAAGAAGAAGGTTGATGACCGCGATATCGAGGCGCTGATCGCCGGTGAGATGCAGCATACGCCTGAACTATACAAACTCGATCACGTCCAGTATGCGTCGGGTATCGGCATGATCCCCACGGCGACTGTACGGCTGATCGGCCCTGATGGGCAGACCAGGATTGACAGCGCCCAGGGTACCGGCCCGGTTGATGCGGTCTACCAGGCAATCAACCGCATTATTCAGCGTCCGAACGAGTTGATCGAGTTCTCGATCAATGCGATCACCGAAGGGCTTGATGCAGTCGCTGAAGTGACTGTGCGTATTCGCGAACAGGGTGCACCGGCCCGGTTGAACGAGAGCAGCAGTACCGCAACCAGCCTGACCGGTCGCCGACCGGCGCAGCAAATCTTTAGTGGGTACGGTGTACATACCGATACGATTGTGGCCGCTGCGCAAGCCTACATGGCGGCCCTCAACAAGATGCTGGCTGCCCGTCAGGAGCGAATCAAGGCTGAGGCAGTGGCGTATGCCGCCGGCTACAGCGGAGAAAGCGGGACACTGCCGGTTGACATCTTCGGCGGTAGTACGCTTGGGTAGATGATCTTGTGCGATCCTGACGGGAAGCATATACTTCCCGCCAGGATCGGTTAACCACGACACCGGGATGCCACAAGCGTAACCTGGCATCTCATCTGCAACACACCTGCGTCAGTACACGTATGCAAACCATTGCCTACCTCGGCCCACCGGGAACCTTCAGCGAAGAAGCAGCGCTTGCCTATGCCGCAGGGCGCGAGGCACGACTGCTGCCGCTGGCCAGTATTCCGGCTGTGGTCACAGCCATTGAAACGGAAGCGGCAACCGTTGGGGTGTTGCCGATTGAAAACCTGTTGGAAGGTAGCGTCAGCTATACGCTTGATCTGCTGATCCACGAGACGAATTTGCAAATCGCCGGCGAGATTGTTGTGCCAATTCGCCAGTATCTCCTGGCCCGACCCGGTTTACAACTGAGCGATATTAAAGTGCTGTACGCGCATCCGCAATCACTGGCCCAGTGTCGGCGCTTTGTTGAGCGCTGCCTGCCCGGCGTGGCTACCGTCGCTTCGCTGAGCAATTCGGCTGCCCCCGCCGAGGCGATGGCTGATGAACGTCCGGCGGCGGCAATTGGCACACTGCGCGCAGCCGAACTGGTCGGTGCAACGATCCTGGCCCGTGAGATTGCCGATAGCCCTCACAATGTGACGCGCTTCATTGTGCTGGCCCGCGAAGATGCCCCGCCCACCGGTGATGACAAAACCAGTTTCTGTTTTGGGTTCACCCGCGAGGATCGACCCGGCAGTCTGGTGAGCGCCCTCCAGGAGCTGGCCGTCGAAAATATTAATATGACGAAGCTCGAATCGCGCCCAACCCGTGCGATTCTTGGTCAATACATCTTTCTGGTTGACATCAATGGACACCGCCGCGAACCACACGTTGCCCGTGCCCTCGAACGCATTCGCCTGCATACGGGCATGCTGAAAATCTTTGGTAGCTATCCGCGCTGGCGTGGCGCTAATGGTAATCATGCGTCGTAGGTTGCGGCAAGGAGGAGAGCAAAGATGAACAAACCGCGCACCCTGTTTGAGAAAGTCTGGGAAGCACATCTGGTACGACCAGAAACCGCTGAAACGCCTGCCGTGCTCTACATTGATCTGCACCTCATTCACGAGGTAACCTCACCGCAGGCGTTTACTGAATTACGCCAGCGCGGGCTGCGGGTTCGCCGACCCGACAAGACGCTGGCGACGATGGATCACAGCACACCGACAACGCCGCGTAATCATCTGGGCATTATTCCCGTCGTTGATCCAATGGCAATCAGCCAGCTTGAACAATTACGAAAAAACTGCGCCGAGTTTGGGATTCCACTGTTTGAATTGGGTGACGAGAATCAGGGCATTGTGCACGTCATTGGGCCAGAGCAAGGATTGACGCAACCGGGGATGACCATCGTTTGTGGTGATAGTCACACCAGCACGCACGGCGCTTTTGGTGCGTTGGCCTTCGGCATTGGCACCTCGGAAGTCGGCCATGTGCTGGCAACCCAATGCCTGCTCCAACGCAAGCCAAAGACGTGTGCGGTACGGATTGATGGCCGGCTGGGGCCAGGGGTCACTGCCAAGGACATCATTCTGGCGTTGATCGCCAAATACGGCGTCGGCGGCGGTACGGGGTACGTCTTTGAGTACATGGGTGAAGCGATCCGTGCGCTGTCGATGGAAGAGCGGATGACGATCTGCAATATGAGCATCGAGGGTGGGGCACGGGCCGGTATGGTCGCACCCGACGATACGACCTTCGAGTATATCGCCGGTAGGCCCTTTGCGCCGAAGGGGGCCGATTTCGAGGCCGCTGTGGCACGCTGGCGAACACTCCCCAGTGACGAGGGGGCAACCTTCGATCACGAGTTAACCCTCTCGGCCAGTGAACTGAAACCAATGATTACCTACGGTACCAACCCGGGTATGGGCATTCCCATTGACGCCCCAGTTCCACGCCCGGAGGATATGCCCGATGCACGGAGCCGGGCGGCACTCGACAAGGCGCTGGCGTACATGGGGCTTGAACCGGGCAAACCGCTCCTGGGCCACCCGGTTGATGTTGTCTTCATCGGTTCCTGCACCAACTCGCGCCTGTCAGATTTGCGGCAGGCAGCCCAGTTTTTCCGTGGACGCAAGGTAGCCCCCGGCGTGCGAGTAATGGTGGTTCCCGGATCGCAGCAGGTCAAGCGCGCTGCCGAGGCCGAAGGGTTAGATCGCATCTTCAAAGAAGCCGGTGCCGAATGGCGTGAAGCCGGTTGCAGCGCCTGTCTGGGCATGAACGACGACAAAGTGCCACCGGGTAAATACGCTGTCAGCACCTCGAACCGCAACTTTGAGGGTCGGCAGGGGCCGGGAGCACGCACGATGCTGGCCAGTCCACTCACCGCAGCAGCGGCAGCCATCACAGGCGTGGTTACCGATCCGCGCACGTTGTTGAACTAGAAGAGGCTCTCGTGGAACCAGTTTCAACCATTACCGGCAAAGCCGTCGTGTTACCGGTAGAGAATATTGATACCGATCAGATCATCCCAGCCCGCTTTCTCAAAGTGACCGACCGCAGCGGTCTGGCTGCCGGTCTCTTCGAGGCGTGGCGCTACCAGGCGGACGGCACACCCAATCCCGATTTTCCGCTGAACCGACCGGAAGCTGCCGGGGCAACCATTCTGATCAGTGGGCGTAATTTTGGCTGTGGCAGCTCGCGCGAGCACGCCCCCTGGGCATTGCAGGACTACGGATTCAAAGCCGTGCTGGCACCATCGTTTGCCGACATCTTTCGCAGTAATTCGCTCAAGATTGGCTTGCTGCCGGTAACGATTGACCAGGCGGTCTACGATGAACTGGTTGCCCGTTATGCGGCTGATCCGCAGATGCATCTGACGATTGATCTGGCAACACAGACGGTGACATTACCGGATGGCCGACAGGTGCATTTTCCGATTGATGCCTTCAGCAAATACTGCCTGCTGCATGGGGTCGATCAACTCGGCTTCTTGCTCCAACAGGAAGAGGCGATTATCGCCTACGAAGCCAGCCATCCGCAGCCGGTGACGACTCGCTGAGCACGAGGAGAGGGCACGACGTATATCAAGTCTCGGCTGATAGTGCGCATCATTCTGGCTATCGGAACTGTGCTGGCGCACCACCGGGTGCGACACCGGCGAGTCGTTGGTAGGTCGGCGCCGTCAACTGAATTCATGCGCAGTCGCGTTCAGGTACAGCACTGGCGTGACATGAACGAGCGTGATACGCCAGTGCTGGTTGCAGCAGAGTGATGCGCCACACCCCGTTGGGGTTCAAGGGCGGACACAACATCTATGCGCCTGGGCAAGAGATAGGACGTGAGGACGCTCTGAACGCCCTCACCCCCGGCCCCTCTCCCGCGCTGCGGCGCGCGGGAGAGGGGAGATCAGAAGCATGCGCTGGGGCTGCCTGATACGATAGCCGTTGTACTGGATCACATCTTCATCGATACCGTGCATCACTGCTGATGGACGCATTGTTGCGCATCGACCCAGTGATGAGATTTGCCGACTGAGTAGTCCATCATTCGTCATCGGACGAGAGCGAAAAGTGGCTGATAGGCAGGCCGGACGTCTGCTCCACAACCTACACCACCGCTCACGCGCCGTCGACTCATCACGGATGATCAGACCCGACGGACGCGATCTACCCGCACAGTATCCCCATGACTCGCGTGAAAACCGCTACAACATGCCCCTGATCGTCAGCACGGCTGGCGCGGCAGCATGGCTGCCGCACTCCAAACAATGCGCCACGGGCAATCCTGTCTGGCAACGGTATCCTCGCTGAAACGTGTGACTACTGTGTGGGGAGTAGGAACGCTGGTTGCACACTTCCGTGTGCAGGTGTGGTGGCAGGGTGATTATCGGATTACGGGTTATACACGCTACGACACCAGATTTGATATTAGCGCATATTTGCTGTCCCTACCCGAACCCATCGTAAGCAGGCGAATAGGGAGAGGGACGTAATGCAGAGCACGCACCTCTCCTCTCTCCCGCGCCTCGCCCCTGCTGGGAAGGGTACCACTCTCCACCGGCTTGAAGTAACCGGTGCGCGGTGACCAGTCTGATAAGGATCTCAGCCTATCACCCTGCTGCGCGCGCTGCGGCAAAAACAGTCTCGCTTAACGTTGGATAGGCGGCAAAGACGGCTGCCAGATCGGCCAGGGTAGCCCCGGTCTGGATCGCCAGGGCAACCGGGGCCAGTAGATCGGCAGCATGATCGCCCACTGCTACCCCACCGCGAACCTGGCGCGTGATCGGATCAAAGGTCAGCTCGATCCAGCCAGATGTCTCTGCACCAAGGTAGGACTTGAGCGACGAGCCATATTCAGCGCGGATACGTGACAGCTCTGTATCCATGACCAGTCCCACCTGGGCAACTTCAGGCACAGTGTAGACGGCATGCACGATGGTGTGCGGGCAATACCCCGGTGCCGGCAGATCGGCAGCGGTGCGCCCGGCGATCCACGCCTGCGCCAGCGCACGGTTCGCCAGCATCGGCCCGCCCGCCGCATCGCCGACCGCGAAGATGTGGTTGACTGGCGTGCGTCCGTAGTTGTCAACGGTTAGCTGACCATTCGCCTCAACGGTCAGGCCGGCGGCACTGAGGTTGAGCCGGCTCAGATCGGGTGTGCGGCCAATCGCCAGGAATGCCATGGCCGCCGTATAGGTAGTGCCATCTGCCGCGAGAACGCTTACCCCCTCTTCCGTGCGCTCGGCCCGTTCGACATCAACCTGATGTATCTCGACACCGTGTGCCTGCATCGCTGCGGCCAGGGTTGAACGGGCGTTGGTGGCAAACATCGGCAAAACGCCAGGGCTACCGACCAGCCAGGTCACTTTGACACCCAGCCGACTGAAGAGCGAGGCAAATTCGCTGCCGGTCGGGCCACCACCGATTACGATAATGTCGTCGGGAAGGGTATGGAGATGGCTGGCAAAGCGCGGCGCGATGATCCGCTGCCCGTCCGGTTTCATCGTCGGGGGGAAGCGGGGAACAGAACCGGTCGCAATAATGATGACATCGGCGGTTATCGTCTGCTGGCCTGCCTGAGTCTGGATTGTCAATTCGTGAGGACTGCTGAAGGCGGCAACCCCCTGCATAACGGTTACGCCAGCCGCCTGCAACCGCTGCTGCTCGTGATCACTCCATCGCGTTGCAACGTGTTTGATCCGTTGTAAGACGGCTGTCGGATCGACCTGCACCCCGTTAACCGCCACGCCCTCGCCGGCTGCCGCCGTCGCGATACCGGCAACCTCAGCGGCATGGAGCCATACTTTGCTCGGTAGCAGGCTATCCCAACCGGTACGACCGCCAATTGGCCCTTCGCTGACCAGTGTTACCTTTGTGTTGCCCTGGGCGGCAGCAACTGCTGCTTCCACACCGGCAGCCCCACCGCCAATCACGACAATCTGCTTCATAACGCCTCTCCGTATGTTCGATGAAGATAATGCTCCTACCTGTCCGGTGATTACCTGTATATTCACCCACTATATAAGGTGATGCAATCAGCCGCCGAAAGGTTACAAGCGGACGGCGGATCGGCGGTGAGCAGCAGGTTGAGGAGGCAGCGGGTTGATACAGGTCGGCGGGTTAAAACCCTGCCTCAAGACATTGAAGCCCCTCCGGGGCTGGCCTGCCGGCGGGAGTGGCACCTCTCTAGCCCCAACGGGGCTTGCACGTCGTGAGGAAGGGCTTCTGCTCGTCTGACAGCGTGGCTGGCCTGCTGGCAGGAGGTGTGCCTCTAGCCCCCACCAGGGCTTACACATCGTGAGGGAGGGCTATCGCTCGCCTAACAGCGCGGCTGGCGGCCTGCCGGTGAGGTGTGATGCCCTGACCCCGTAGGGGCTTACACGGAGTCAGGCGGGGTTTCAGCCTGCCTGACTCCGTGAACGTTCCTGTACGGTTGTGCTGTCGCCTCAATTGCCCTCAGTACTGTCGGATGCTGGTGGTTCGGGGTTTGGATCAGGTGCGCGAATGCCCAGCACGATGGTTGTGTCCGGCAAGATCCATTCGCCCGCTGCCGGGAGTGAACTCAGGACCACATACGGCCCATACCGATAATAATCCTCGCCGGCACGATCTGGCCCCTGGTAATCAACGTAAATCCGACCGGGGTCAATGCCCAACAGCGCCAGCACTTCTTTCGCCTGATTTTCACCCAACCGACGCAGATCGGGCATCAGGATAGCACCTTCAACCGGTGGCACCGGGATCGGTGGCTCAAACATTGCCGGGGTACACTCCGGCAGCTCTTCGTACTTGAGCGGAACCGTTGCATCACCGCCGCGCCACTTATACTCAACCTCTTCATCAGGATCGGGCGGTGGCAGCTTCCACAGGTAGATGTCCCGTACCAGCTCCGGCGGATAGGCGGCATCAGGCGCCGGTCGGCAATAAGCACCATCGGTTAAGGCGCTGAGGTCTTGCGGCAACGGTGGTGCTTTGGGGTCTGTTGGCGGCGGCGGTGGCGGATTGGGGCGTAGCTCGCCGCTGGTTGTCCACTCTTCCGGGGTCGGAATCCGGACAACACGTACTTTTGTGTAGGCCGAACAGAAACCTTCGTTCGGGATGGCATCACCGGTGGTCGCTTCCGGTGTCGGTTGCGCTGCCTCTTCCAGCCGCTTGATCATATCAAGCGTAAATAGCTCTTCACGATAGCCACCGAATGGGCCGGGCAGTTCACAGATCGGACGCGGTACCACCTCTTCAGGTAGCACAAATTCGGTTTGGATTTCTCCGTTAGGGAAGGGTGCGGCGAACAGGTCGCGGTATCGCTCATCTTCGGCGATCAGCCGAAAGATATTCTCCATCACGTTGCGCCAGATAATGCCACCACCGGTCAGACTCTCGACCCGGGCGGTTGGTTCATTGTTGTTGTTACCCGTCCAGACGCCAACCGTCACAAACGGCGTATAGCCGACTGCCCAGGCGTCACGCCAGTCGTTGGTGGTACCGGTCTTGACCGCAGCCGGCAGGCTGAGCCGCAGCGGGCTGTTCAGTCCCCAGATGGCCTGGCGCGCACGATCATCACTGAGCATGTCAGAGATGATTGCGACCAGCGCCGGATCAACCACCTCCTCGCCAGGGGTTTGGGTAAACCGTTCAAGAACACGGCCCTGCGAGTCGGTAATCTCCAGGATAGCGACCGGTGCAAAGTAACGACCACCGCTGGCCAGAGTGTTGTACGCGGTTGTCAGCTCCAGGGGCGACACCTCACCGCCACCGAGCGTCAACGAAAGGCCGTAGAAACCGGCACCACGTTTCAGACCGGTACGGATGCCAACCCGTTCCAGCAACCGGATCGTGTAGTCAATCCCGGCAAACTTCAGTGCCCGCACTGCCGGCATATTCAACGAATTCGCCAGTGCGGTACGGATACGAACCGGCCCGTTCCACTGGCCGTTATAGTTTTGCGGCGCGTACCAGTCACCGGTACCGGTTGGGAAGCGAGTTGGCACATCCCACAGCACCGTCTCTGGGGTCATCCCCTGTTCCATCGCCGCCAGGTAGGTAAACGGCTTCAGCGCCGAACCGGGTTGCCGCTCGCGTGTCGCCACATTCACCTGACCGTCGAGCACATTACCCGACTCGCCGGGCGTAGTGGTTGGTTTGACCGCGTTGTAATCAATACTACCGACCATCGCCAAAATCTGACCGGTGTTCGGCTGCATAATCACGACCGCGGCATTGTGAATGTTGCGCGACTCCAGTTCAGCGATACGCTCGAAGGCGGTGCGCTGGGCCATCCGTTGCAATTGCAGGTCGAGCGTGGTTGTGATCCGCAAACCACCGCCATACACAATCTGAGCGCCGTAGCGTTGCAAGAGCAGGTCGCGCACATAGAAGACGAAGTGCGGCGCATTGAGGGGTGCCTCTTGCGGCGCGAACCGCAGCGGTGTGGCCAATGCCTGGCGAGCCTGCGCTTCGGTGATGTAGCCATCCTCAACCATCCGACGCAACACAGCCGCCTGCCGGATCCGTGGCAGCGGTGTGCCGGCGGGCAGACGGGCATCGGGGTCAAGCCAGCCATCGCCGACAAAGACGGGCGGGAGATAACCACCCTGCTCGTCGCGCTCCAGATAGTTAATCGGATTGTAGACCGATGGTAACTGTGGCAAACCGGCAAGGAGCGACGCCTGGTTCAAATCAAGATCAGCCGCGCTCACCCCAAAATAGACCTCACTGGCCGCCTGAATACCGTAGGCCAGATTGCCGTAAAAATTCTCATTCAGATATAGCTCAAGAATCTGATCTTTGGTATAGATGCGATCCAGCTCCTGGGCGAGGATAATCTCCTTCAGTTTCCGTTCGTAACGCCGTTCCGGGAGACGCTCTTCCGGGGTGAGCACGCTATTCTTGATCACCTGCTGTGTAATCGTCGAGGCACCACCGGTCTCTTCACCTGCCCGCAGGCTGTCAATCAGAGTACGCACAATACCGGCCAGATCGATGCCCGGATTGGTATAGAAGGTCTTATCCTCAATCGCAATCGTCGCCTGAATCAACAGCGGACTAATCTCGTCAATCGTCACTTTTGTGCGCTTGCCGGTATCGAAAAACTCGTACAGCAGCTCACCGTTACGGTCAAAGATGCGCGAGTTCTCGAACAATTCCCGGTTATCGAGCAAAGCCAGTCGCGGTTTCAGACTCTCGGCAACCTGCGCGTAGGCATTGTAGGCAAAGCCGGCGATAGCGACGATCACCACCGCTACTAAACCAAGTCCGGCCAGGAGCGCATTAACAAGCCAGCGACTGACCGCAGATCGTGGTGTTGATCGGCCCCGCAACCCGCGCAACAGATGTGGCGGCACGTGGCGGCGACCATTGCGACCATTTGCATGTAAACGACGTGAGCGAATCATAAGATGTATGACCTGATGTATTGTCTTGCAGCGTCCTGCTCTGCGCCGCGTATAGTCCGACATCGCAGGTAGTATAGCACGTCATGATCGAGATGGTATCTGACATGCGAATGATAGTTCTATCAGGTACAATAGAAGTTATCTGACAGGCGACGACTCGGCGGAGGGGCTATGCACCAGCCTTCACTCATCGGCCCGGCGATCCTGATTGTGCTTCTGATCACGCTGCCCCTGGCTTCCATCGGCGATCTGATCCTGGATCAGATCGGCTGGCAGCCGTTGTGGTTGATCGGTGCCAGTATCATCGCCGGTATGGAAGCGTTTGCCTTGCGGATGCGGATGCTGGCCGGCCTGCACGAAGCGGAAGGTGGCACGTTGCGCTATCTGGCCGCCGAGATTTTTGCGCTGGTTGTGCTGGCCCGGCTGGTAGCGACGCTGGGCTTCGGCGGCGAGGGTATCCGGGCGATGATGAGCTGGATCACTGATCCATTGGCCTTCTTCGATGTTCCATTTCTCATCTGCCTGCTGGCGCTGACTACGGTGGTGATGCTCAGTCGGAGCGGGATCGCTGCCATCGCGGCCATAACACCAAATCCACCCCAAAAAATGCCCCTGTACACTCTCGACGTACTCTTCTACAACAGCGACGCAAAAATTCGCCGCTGGAATGCAGTCAAAGCGATCATCAGCGGCGTAAGCTGGGGCGGGTTGTTGATCATCTGGCTCCAGAGCTGGCGGCCAGGGAATGCAGATGCGTTTTCCGGCTGGATTGCGTTGTATCTGATCGGCGGACTCAGCCTGATCGAGCTTGCCCGCCGGCGGGCGTCCCTGGCCGACTGGCAGAGCGATGGTGCCGAGGTCGCGGTTGATGTGCAACGAAGCTGGCACCTGCTGAGCGTAATGCTCATCGGTCTGATGATCGTGCTGACGCTGGTATTTCCCTTCCCCCGCGAGATGTCCATGCCGGAAGAATGGCGCCGGGCCATCTACTCACTGGTCGGGCTGGTCATCTTCATCGGCCTCATCGCATCGCTCCTGTTCGTCGGCCTGATCAGTCTGATCATGCTGCTGCCAATGCTCCTCTACCTGCTGCTCAACTGGCTCCTCACCACAAACTCAACCTCCGCCGCGATGCCCATCCCGCAGCCGCCGCTCATTCCTCCGGCCACCGCCAGCGAGCCGATGGTATGGCCCGGCCTTATCTTCTGGTTCTGTGTAGCCGTGCTCACCGTGCTGGCGTTCTGGCGGATTGCGCGCCGCCAGACGTGGCTGAAGGCGGCATGGGTGAATGCCGTGACCTGGCTGACGGCCTGGTGGCACCACCTGCGCCACCGGCGTATCGGGGGCTGGCCGCACTGGTGGCATTCGCAAGAGGAGCCGCCTCCCCCACCACACTCACGGTGCAGCCGCAGCGGGCCGGTGGATACGGTGATTGCCTGCTACCATGCTGCGCTCCGTCACGCCACTGCGCGTGGC
This genomic window from Chloroflexus aurantiacus J-10-fl contains:
- a CDS encoding DUF4129 domain-containing protein, producing MHQPSLIGPAILIVLLITLPLASIGDLILDQIGWQPLWLIGASIIAGMEAFALRMRMLAGLHEAEGGTLRYLAAEIFALVVLARLVATLGFGGEGIRAMMSWITDPLAFFDVPFLICLLALTTVVMLSRSGIAAIAAITPNPPQKMPLYTLDVLFYNSDAKIRRWNAVKAIISGVSWGGLLIIWLQSWRPGNADAFSGWIALYLIGGLSLIELARRRASLADWQSDGAEVAVDVQRSWHLLSVMLIGLMIVLTLVFPFPREMSMPEEWRRAIYSLVGLVIFIGLIASLLFVGLISLIMLLPMLLYLLLNWLLTTNSTSAAMPIPQPPLIPPATASEPMVWPGLIFWFCVAVLTVLAFWRIARRQTWLKAAWVNAVTWLTAWWHHLRHRRIGGWPHWWHSQEEPPPPPHSRCSRSGPVDTVIACYHAALRHATARGYPRRPPQTPAEYAERISGELPAGAAELQALTEAYQRVVYAGKPFDRSERRQFSALLRRFRRKV
- the leuD gene encoding 3-isopropylmalate dehydratase small subunit, yielding MEPVSTITGKAVVLPVENIDTDQIIPARFLKVTDRSGLAAGLFEAWRYQADGTPNPDFPLNRPEAAGATILISGRNFGCGSSREHAPWALQDYGFKAVLAPSFADIFRSNSLKIGLLPVTIDQAVYDELVARYAADPQMHLTIDLATQTVTLPDGRQVHFPIDAFSKYCLLHGVDQLGFLLQQEEAIIAYEASHPQPVTTR
- a CDS encoding dihydrolipoyl dehydrogenase family protein, which produces MKQIVVIGGGAAGVEAAVAAAQGNTKVTLVSEGPIGGRTGWDSLLPSKVWLHAAEVAGIATAAAGEGVAVNGVQVDPTAVLQRIKHVATRWSDHEQQRLQAAGVTVMQGVAAFSSPHELTIQTQAGQQTITADVIIIATGSVPRFPPTMKPDGQRIIAPRFASHLHTLPDDIIVIGGGPTGSEFASLFSRLGVKVTWLVGSPGVLPMFATNARSTLAAAMQAHGVEIHQVDVERAERTEEGVSVLAADGTTYTAAMAFLAIGRTPDLSRLNLSAAGLTVEANGQLTVDNYGRTPVNHIFAVGDAAGGPMLANRALAQAWIAGRTAADLPAPGYCPHTIVHAVYTVPEVAQVGLVMDTELSRIRAEYGSSLKSYLGAETSGWIELTFDPITRQVRGGVAVGDHAADLLAPVALAIQTGATLADLAAVFAAYPTLSETVFAAARAAG
- a CDS encoding transglycosylase domain-containing protein, with the translated sequence MIRSRRLHANGRNGRRHVPPHLLRGLRGRSTPRSAVSRWLVNALLAGLGLVAVVIVAIAGFAYNAYAQVAESLKPRLALLDNRELFENSRIFDRNGELLYEFFDTGKRTKVTIDEISPLLIQATIAIEDKTFYTNPGIDLAGIVRTLIDSLRAGEETGGASTITQQVIKNSVLTPEERLPERRYERKLKEIILAQELDRIYTKDQILELYLNENFYGNLAYGIQAASEVYFGVSAADLDLNQASLLAGLPQLPSVYNPINYLERDEQGGYLPPVFVGDGWLDPDARLPAGTPLPRIRQAAVLRRMVEDGYITEAQARQALATPLRFAPQEAPLNAPHFVFYVRDLLLQRYGAQIVYGGGLRITTTLDLQLQRMAQRTAFERIAELESRNIHNAAVVIMQPNTGQILAMVGSIDYNAVKPTTTPGESGNVLDGQVNVATRERQPGSALKPFTYLAAMEQGMTPETVLWDVPTRFPTGTGDWYAPQNYNGQWNGPVRIRTALANSLNMPAVRALKFAGIDYTIRLLERVGIRTGLKRGAGFYGLSLTLGGGEVSPLELTTAYNTLASGGRYFAPVAILEITDSQGRVLERFTQTPGEEVVDPALVAIISDMLSDDRARQAIWGLNSPLRLSLPAAVKTGTTNDWRDAWAVGYTPFVTVGVWTGNNNNEPTARVESLTGGGIIWRNVMENIFRLIAEDERYRDLFAAPFPNGEIQTEFVLPEEVVPRPICELPGPFGGYREELFTLDMIKRLEEAAQPTPEATTGDAIPNEGFCSAYTKVRVVRIPTPEEWTTSGELRPNPPPPPPTDPKAPPLPQDLSALTDGAYCRPAPDAAYPPELVRDIYLWKLPPPDPDEEVEYKWRGGDATVPLKYEELPECTPAMFEPPIPVPPVEGAILMPDLRRLGENQAKEVLALLGIDPGRIYVDYQGPDRAGEDYYRYGPYVVLSSLPAAGEWILPDTTIVLGIRAPDPNPEPPASDSTEGN
- the pheA gene encoding prephenate dehydratase; translated protein: MQTIAYLGPPGTFSEEAALAYAAGREARLLPLASIPAVVTAIETEAATVGVLPIENLLEGSVSYTLDLLIHETNLQIAGEIVVPIRQYLLARPGLQLSDIKVLYAHPQSLAQCRRFVERCLPGVATVASLSNSAAPAEAMADERPAAAIGTLRAAELVGATILAREIADSPHNVTRFIVLAREDAPPTGDDKTSFCFGFTREDRPGSLVSALQELAVENINMTKLESRPTRAILGQYIFLVDINGHRREPHVARALERIRLHTGMLKIFGSYPRWRGANGNHAS
- the leuC gene encoding 3-isopropylmalate dehydratase large subunit; this encodes MNKPRTLFEKVWEAHLVRPETAETPAVLYIDLHLIHEVTSPQAFTELRQRGLRVRRPDKTLATMDHSTPTTPRNHLGIIPVVDPMAISQLEQLRKNCAEFGIPLFELGDENQGIVHVIGPEQGLTQPGMTIVCGDSHTSTHGAFGALAFGIGTSEVGHVLATQCLLQRKPKTCAVRIDGRLGPGVTAKDIILALIAKYGVGGGTGYVFEYMGEAIRALSMEERMTICNMSIEGGARAGMVAPDDTTFEYIAGRPFAPKGADFEAAVARWRTLPSDEGATFDHELTLSASELKPMITYGTNPGMGIPIDAPVPRPEDMPDARSRAALDKALAYMGLEPGKPLLGHPVDVVFIGSCTNSRLSDLRQAAQFFRGRKVAPGVRVMVVPGSQQVKRAAEAEGLDRIFKEAGAEWREAGCSACLGMNDDKVPPGKYAVSTSNRNFEGRQGPGARTMLASPLTAAAAAITGVVTDPRTLLN